The window cttagggcgggctatagtccgccccattgcaggtGGAAGGGGCGAcggataaaatgctgacgtggcggtACATAGGGTGGGGCttagtccgccccattgtggatgccctaagaAGAAAATTTATCTTTACAATACAAGAATTAAAGTTAAGCGAAATCCATAAAATACATGTTTGTTAACATTAGACTTTGGCATAACCAAATGAGCATAAATCGTTGTGTAATTTCTAATCCCGacgaatcaaaataaattcgGTGAAATCGGATTGATTGAGTACGTTGAAATCATTCTATAAGATCATCAAGAGCTCGATTGACCTTATTAAAGTGTTCCATTTATTAAAGGGAAATGTTATGCAGCCACGTTATGGCTAGCCATAAAATTggcattttaataaatataaatactatgAATAAAAAGCATTTAATTACCTTATTTAATGCTCAAACAATGCTTACACAATTACCTTTTTACTTAATTGCAGTAGTAAATTTAAATTCCAtaatccattatttatatttcttttgttttcaagctcttttagttttttttttattttatttttatatatggtgTACTccgtattatttattttaatatataacgTGTATAATCCGGTTATTAATTGTAAgattgagaaattgaaaatttgattaatataattttatactgattgaatttatttgtaacaataaatatttgttattaatCAATGAAATATCCTGTCTGAATTTCCAATTGTCTAATTTATGTTTCCagaatatgatattttctatgTGTACTTTCAATATTGAAACATTGTCCCCTCTAAGACTGaattacttttttaataaatgcattgcatactagtataatatttgttataattatgtaaatactaattattaataattgacTTGCTTTTTATAAAGgagaacaaaaaataattagtaacaattgaataataatatcattagatatttatattgtaactttcaaattaattttacacaaaatttaaataacaacacaaaaataataaataaaaatataaaaaagtgatacGAAATCAACATAAAAGAATTGGAAAGAGGGTTACCTTATGCTTTGTTATTTATTGGAGTGTTAATGTACAAGGATAATATAGTCCAAAATAAAGTGTTGCtttatagatgaaataaattaaagtgaatCAGCAATAgaagtacatatttttattaatattttaattttatggcTAATTATAATGTGATCATTTAGCACTAgtcatgtatatatattcaaaaggaaaaataatgcAATGAATTCCCGACACTGTGGCCCAAGAGAAAGAGTAGAGAAGATGTAATGGATAAACTAAAGCAagagtaatttattttcaaaaaatatagaatccatcaatattaatttccATAGACGAGGAAACTAAAAATAGCATTCTAAAAGAAtacacataaataatataaaaactcACGTGGATGAATTGgttcttcaatcttcaatagCTTTTTTGCTTGATCTTCAAACAAAATGGAGAGCATAAGATATAGAATTAGTTATTGTCATCTGCTTAACTTTGCGGACATATTTATACTGTTGGGAATACCTAATACTCCATGATGTATTGATGTAGGATTTGAGTCACACGCATTGAACTCAGACCGGATTGGTCACTAGTCAGTATTTATATCTTGTTGATGTTTCAATCGAGGAAGTCTATTTTCTCAGAGTTTATATTTGTTGGTTGgtttaatatgtaattaagaGATTGAATATTAGTTGTGGAATATTATTCAGgttgtgttttcattttcaaactttTATTACTGTCTGCTTTTATTTGTTGGATGGGTAAGGTTTGGGATTTTCTCTTCAAATATAAGGAGTCGTTTAGGTTGATTGATAGACTGGAGTAGTCACTCTATGATAGGAgagcataattaaaatttaatggaCTGAAAGTCAAAAGGGAAAAGTAAGGTAAACTAGTCGTTATTGTTACATATCaaagtaaaaggaaaaatatccCACACAAAACAGTGAAACGCTAACATTTCTAAATTTCCACTAAACCGACAAGAATTGTGTTGGATTTAGATGAAACCATATTAGTCAAATCTCAATTTCATAATGTTATTAATTCTTAACCAGACGTCAATGTCACATGTGTCATCTAGTGTAACTGCCAACTCATGATTTCAATAGATTTAATTAGGTGTCTAACAACCTTATGTTATGACTTTggctaaataattaataattgtagGAGCACCTTTCAAACGGCAAAAAAATAacgagaaaaagaagaagtcgCAGATGGCATTGAATCAagacaagaaaacaaattcCACAAATTTCTGGAGACGACGCAACTAAATCACCATACTCTCCTCGTAAGtccaatttttcaatttctcaaatGACACTGTATTTTCACTCGATTTagctctctctctatctcgcTGTGTAGTATACTGAATGATTTTTGTGTCTAGcttctctttttcttgaattttgggCAGTGACTTTACAGATTTTGACTTGTTGGCTGCTTGAATTTCAGCACTTGAATATGCATGTTTCGTTAGTTTTTTAGCTCAAAATAGCTGatagatttgaaatttgtgatgggttcattaattttgattgttgagaagaaatattttgaGATTCTAAGCTGCTTGATCTTTAATTGATGTTTGAGTTTTGTATCTGACTTTAATTCAACCCAGGTTCACCAGCAATATTTGAACtctttaattcaataatttgattGTTGGGATGGCCAGTGATGATGAAAAGCCCTTACTAAGAGATCTACTGAGTCCTGCATCTCAGAATGATCAAAAGATTGATCCCAAAAGACGAAGATATCGCCGTTGCAGAAGTGCTCCTTTGGCTGAATTCCTTCCTGGGGAGATCAGCACAAATGCTGATGGGAGCCTTCCAAATCCAGAATCCTCCTTATCTAACATCAATCCCAGTTTCAGAAGGGTGTTTATTTACTTGATTCTCTACCTAGCCATTGGTGCCGTATGCTTTTACCTCGTTCAGGACCAGATCAAGGGAGACAAGGTCGACCGGGTTCTTGATTCTCTTTACTTCTGCATTGTGACCATGACCACTGTTGGATATGGGGACCTTGTTCCCAACAGTGTAGCCTCGAAGCTTCTTGCCTGTGCTTTCGTCTTCTCGGGAATGGTCTTGATTGGCCTGATGGTGAGTAAAGGGGCGGATCACCTTGTCGAGAAGCAGGAGATCTTGCTGATCAAGGCTCTGCATATGAACAGAAAAACTGGCTCGAGTGAGATTCAAAAGGAGTTGGAGGACAACAAAGTTCATTATAAGTGTCTTGTGACGATGGCCCTCTTTGTAGTACTCGTTGTAGTTGGCACATTGTTTCTAACTCAAGTTGAGAAACTGGATTGGGTTGATGCATTCTATTGCGTTTGCTCGACTATTACAACTTTGGGTTATGGAGATAAAAGCTTCTCCACCAAGGCCGGACGTGTCTTTGCTATATTTTGGATCTTAACTAGTACTGTTTGTTTGGCACAGTTCTTGTGTTACATTGCTGAGCTTAACACTGAGAGCAGACAGAAAGCACTTGCCAAATTTGTCCTAACCAAGAGGATGACCAATGTTGATTTGGAGGCAGCTGATGTCGATGAAAATGGGATTGTCGGGTAAGTTCTTTACTACTGAGTGATGATTTCgattatttccttttcaattaaaaatatgtatttgcAGTTGTGTGTTAGGAAGCAGTACAATACTAATTCCTTTTCTGTAAGGAACCCGGAGCATACTAGGTGTAGTTAATGATACTCGGGGATTAACCATCGGCCTTGTAGGTGTAGTTAATGAtactaaaaaacataaaatttgatagGCTGATCAGGGGCTTAGCTTAGTCTGTACAAGAAAGGAAATAAATTTAGTCGTTTAATTCGGTAGTCAATACACCTGTCTGGAGTTATTTGAGATCCTTATATTGCCGTTTGATTGAAGTTATGTTGGTGATGCGTTGCAGGGCAGCTGAATTtgtgatatataaattaaaagagatgGGGAAGATAAATCAAGAAGACATCTCTCTTCTGCTGGCCGAGTTCGAATACCTGGATGTTGATCAATCTGGGACTCTGTCCACCTCCGACATAGGTCTTGCCCAATCATGTCAAACCGGACCCTGACTATCcctattctcactcacatgtACTCCTAAGCTACGATTCTTCTACATTTAAGTTTGTATGGCAAAATAATGTTAACACGTCGTTTAGTTCTTTTGCTTGTCGTATACATGTGAATATACAATTTGGAATTGGATCTGGATCATAGAACTTGACATTTTTACATCCAAACATATATTCaagaaatcacatttttttcgttgattttagttaaatttttgaTTAACTGATCCAGTGATTTGGAACTTTACGATCTAGCATTCAAGGTTGATGAATTGATTGTGATTGGAAACCCCTGTTAACTTTCATTTGAAGTTGTGTTCTCCCCAATccccatttattttttcattgtgAATAAGGAATGTATTTACACTTCTGTTTTGATTCGAAATACTAATATGCTAGCTGTTGTATGACTCTTAATTTCTTCATCGTTTCCCAAAATATAGTtctaatttgttattttggcACATATACGAAAATTAGTCATTTTCTATATGCGCAGCCGCGGCATACTACCTTACAATAATACTAGCTCAATACATCAGCTTATTTACagtttatattaatatagatCACCACTTTatatttacttaaatattaACCACCAATACAAAACACATTATGACAGTCAAGCGtgatttaattgataaatgttTTTTCTTTAACCACAAGATAAATGGGAAAGCATTATTGAACAcctttctaaaaaaaatacaaaccacATTATCATAGGAGTATTAACAGTATATTAATGGCTTTGATTCTAAGATGACAGTATCCGATTCTCTCTAGTACCTCGAATATTATGCTGAATTCCGTATCATGCTTGGAATTTGAGACAATGGTCGAAAAGATTTCCGTTGATCCAATCAAATATTGACTCTAATTGTATCAACTTTTTACTTAAAAACCAAAACTACATGTGTTTTTActggggagtgatcaattgtctaactcatcatttaattgctaactacaactaatttaaggccataggattttagaaaacgtgtggtctacaatttggcacgtgtaattttcgtttttattaataaaattgaaaaagataagaaaaaacttcaaattagggttttggatgaaaatgtcaatatagtatttcaaaaatatcaacacaatgctttgagaatgtcaacacaatgctttaagaatgttaacccattgcttatattgacattctatatgtattatatttatatattttatatagtatgttgacatttctacttgtacgaaaaaattaaaaaaattcgaattttttttcaaattttgacgtcggaacataggcatgtatgatatcgttggaatacttatgaaattatctttaatttgatatatgttatatgaatttaaagttttaggatttcttttaaaagttagttataactaaacatgtagttaattgtcATTagtacccctattgatatttttggaattaattctATAGCCTTAatccttattgacgtttttcgttgatcgtattgacatttagaaattaatgatttaagcccttaatttaaatatctaatgactattattttgttgtagttagcaattaagttatgagttagtaatataacactcccctgttttcactcatattcttaaataataatacgaggatatgttattttttaaaagaatttcACTAAAGATTTGTATATTAATCTCATTCGGCGGTGGTGAAACATGTGCATCAAGATGTGGATTACTTGTCACTTCATAATATAGCTTTAGTCATGTTCTGGATCAGTCGCAACATGTTTTATATTTCGCATCTACATTGGAgtcaaatatttgaaataaaatgccatcattttttatagaaaGAGTTTGGGAtcgaaatttgaataataattgTTACAATG is drawn from Salvia hispanica cultivar TCC Black 2014 chromosome 6, UniMelb_Shisp_WGS_1.0, whole genome shotgun sequence and contains these coding sequences:
- the LOC125191639 gene encoding two-pore potassium channel 1 — encoded protein: MASDDEKPLLRDLLSPASQNDQKIDPKRRRYRRCRSAPLAEFLPGEISTNADGSLPNPESSLSNINPSFRRVFIYLILYLAIGAVCFYLVQDQIKGDKVDRVLDSLYFCIVTMTTVGYGDLVPNSVASKLLACAFVFSGMVLIGLMVSKGADHLVEKQEILLIKALHMNRKTGSSEIQKELEDNKVHYKCLVTMALFVVLVVVGTLFLTQVEKLDWVDAFYCVCSTITTLGYGDKSFSTKAGRVFAIFWILTSTVCLAQFLCYIAELNTESRQKALAKFVLTKRMTNVDLEAADVDENGIVGAAEFVIYKLKEMGKINQEDISLLLAEFEYLDVDQSGTLSTSDIGLAQSCQTGP